A single genomic interval of uncultured Sphaerochaeta sp. harbors:
- a CDS encoding ABC transporter ATP-binding protein, with translation MSLLEVQNLKVCYGGIVALNGISFSVQEGQIVTLIGANGAGKSTTLRSIMGLVPVTSGTITYNGEKLNGMDTRKIVERGLVLVPEGRRVFANLTTLENLKIGGYLQDKTEEQQNLERVYDLFPRLKERYWQLAGTLSGGEQQMLAVGRALMASPKMIMMDEPSLGLAPLVVRDIFTIIKRVNEAGVTVLLIEQNANVALRTAHEGYVMETGNITLSGPGMTLLENEDIKYAYLGKSK, from the coding sequence ATGAGTTTGCTTGAAGTACAGAATCTGAAGGTGTGTTATGGTGGTATTGTAGCGCTCAACGGTATTTCTTTCTCTGTCCAAGAAGGTCAGATAGTAACCCTCATAGGTGCAAATGGTGCAGGTAAATCTACAACCTTGCGCTCCATTATGGGCCTGGTTCCGGTGACCAGTGGAACCATCACCTATAATGGGGAAAAACTCAATGGTATGGATACCCGTAAGATTGTTGAGAGAGGATTGGTTCTCGTTCCCGAAGGTAGACGCGTATTTGCCAATCTGACAACGTTGGAAAATTTGAAGATCGGTGGGTATTTGCAGGATAAAACAGAGGAGCAACAAAACCTCGAACGGGTATATGATTTGTTCCCCAGGCTCAAGGAACGGTATTGGCAACTTGCTGGAACCCTTTCCGGGGGCGAGCAACAGATGCTTGCTGTGGGAAGAGCCCTGATGGCAAGTCCCAAGATGATCATGATGGACGAACCCTCGCTTGGACTTGCTCCACTGGTGGTAAGGGACATATTTACTATCATAAAGCGTGTAAATGAGGCGGGTGTAACGGTACTGCTCATCGAGCAAAATGCGAATGTAGCACTTCGTACAGCCCATGAAGGCTATGTTATGGAGACAGGAAATATAACTTTGTCAGGACCCGGTATGACACTTCTGGAGAATGAAGATATCAAGTATGCCTATCTGGGCAAATCAAAGTGA
- a CDS encoding adenine phosphoribosyltransferase, with amino-acid sequence MDTNYDLDSVIRKVPDFPKQGVLYYDITGILAVPEAFRYCIDRLEELCKGRKIDAIAAVEARGFVFAAPLAERLSLPLILVRKPGKLPNKTIKKRFDLEYGSDMVCVQEVDIEKGSHVLFVDDLIATGGTLQAAATIFKEHGAHVEGFLGVIGLPFLNYEKVLEGHPVDVLQEYHGE; translated from the coding sequence ATGGACACTAACTATGATCTGGACAGTGTAATCAGAAAGGTTCCCGATTTTCCGAAGCAGGGAGTTCTGTACTATGACATTACTGGTATTCTTGCAGTGCCGGAGGCTTTCCGTTACTGTATCGATCGCCTGGAGGAACTTTGTAAGGGACGGAAGATTGACGCCATTGCAGCCGTCGAAGCTCGTGGATTCGTCTTTGCAGCCCCCTTGGCCGAACGACTCTCCCTTCCCCTGATTCTTGTCAGGAAGCCCGGGAAGTTGCCGAACAAGACCATCAAGAAACGGTTTGATCTCGAATATGGCTCTGACATGGTATGTGTCCAGGAAGTGGATATTGAAAAGGGTTCCCATGTTCTGTTCGTTGATGACCTGATTGCAACCGGGGGTACCCTGCAGGCTGCTGCTACCATATTCAAGGAACATGGGGCTCATGTTGAAGGGTTCTTGGGAGTGATTGGGTTGCCGTTCCTGAACTATGAAAAAGTACTGGAAGGGCATCCTGTGGACGTTTTGCAGGAGTATCACGGAGAGTAG
- a CDS encoding CHAD domain-containing protein, translating to MNNNGPYYLLFETQSAPETWENLFSPYRILWKEASIPLEGTLLLDEQPVGEVRYFPEELRLELFPLPGTQEQLEGLLAVPAFREMCNSPIIGWCEKQVAIFSEHASNLEDMKSLHAFRTAMCNLRQMVPLIGDGLSKERRKEIKRLLKRLVKYAGKVRDDHVLSQLLEEKGLEDEKKHLKMEKHLSALKEALPSSFASDIRQLLEENRFAFSGYHPKVMVAKAHRRLVKAVHKVHSARDVQAMHKVRRRVRSLLAVSGMASVKQDKRLYELEKILGKWHDLILLQDLLLTQKKPPIETLRVLVDVEKEVQHLVGEYRHLSSEYWEEMT from the coding sequence ATGAACAACAACGGCCCGTACTACCTGTTATTTGAAACCCAGTCCGCCCCTGAAACATGGGAAAATCTATTTTCTCCCTACCGAATTCTCTGGAAGGAGGCATCCATCCCGCTTGAGGGTACTCTGCTTCTTGATGAACAGCCTGTAGGGGAGGTGAGATACTTCCCTGAGGAATTGCGCCTTGAACTCTTTCCTCTCCCTGGTACCCAAGAGCAACTGGAGGGTTTGCTGGCAGTGCCGGCCTTCAGGGAGATGTGCAACAGTCCCATCATTGGTTGGTGTGAGAAACAGGTAGCCATTTTCTCTGAACATGCTTCTAATCTGGAGGATATGAAATCCTTGCATGCTTTCAGGACAGCAATGTGTAATCTCCGCCAGATGGTCCCTCTAATCGGTGATGGACTCTCCAAGGAGAGGCGGAAGGAGATCAAACGATTACTGAAGAGACTGGTCAAATATGCAGGGAAAGTCCGTGATGACCATGTTCTTAGCCAGCTGTTGGAGGAGAAAGGACTTGAGGATGAGAAGAAGCATCTGAAGATGGAGAAGCACCTTTCAGCTCTGAAGGAAGCGCTGCCTTCTTCCTTTGCTTCTGACATTCGCCAGCTACTGGAGGAGAACCGATTCGCCTTTTCAGGTTATCACCCGAAGGTTATGGTGGCGAAGGCCCATAGGCGTTTGGTGAAGGCTGTTCACAAGGTGCACTCAGCGAGGGATGTACAGGCGATGCACAAGGTGCGCAGACGGGTGCGCTCTCTGCTCGCAGTGAGCGGGATGGCATCCGTCAAGCAGGATAAGAGGCTGTATGAACTTGAGAAGATTCTTGGCAAGTGGCACGACCTCATCCTCTTGCAGGACTTGCTGTTAACACAGAAGAAACCCCCCATTGAAACCTTGCGGGTCCTGGTTGATGTAGAGAAGGAAGTACAGCACCTGGTAGGTGAGTACCGTCATTTGAGTAGTGAGTACTGGGAGGAGATGACATGA
- a CDS encoding ATP-binding cassette domain-containing protein, producing MITAANIGLAYGTQVLFKEVNIKFTPGNCYGVIGANGAGKSTFLKILSGEIEADSGEVIISSGQRMAVLRQDHFAFNEYSVLETVIMGYEQLYSIMKERDAIYSKEDFTEEDGLRAAELEGDFADLGGWEAEAQAAQMLDGLGINTEMQQKMMNEVEDNIKVRVLLAQALFGNPDILLLDEPTNHLDLESIHWLEEFLSNFDNTVIVVSHDRHFLNTVCTHIADIDFGKIQLYVGNYDFWYLSSQLAAKQMKDQKKRREEKISELKEFIQRFSSNVAKAKQATSRKKLIDKLTIDDIKPSSRRFPYVAFKPEREVGKKILEVKGLSKTIEGEKILDNFSMVLNADDKVAFVGPNHYAKTILFEILSGNMEPDEGSFEWGVTTSLSYFPKNNAHLFNEHVSITDWLRTYSSDKDDTYIRSFLGRMLFSGDEALKDCTVLSGGEKVRVVLARMMLEQANCMILDEPTSHLDLEAITALNDGLIEFSGVLLFNSHDHQFVESIANRIVEFTPAGVIDRLIGFEDYFNDESIKALRDEMYSGSHHAMAL from the coding sequence ATGATTACAGCTGCAAACATTGGTCTCGCCTACGGGACTCAAGTACTCTTCAAGGAAGTCAATATAAAGTTCACCCCAGGAAACTGTTATGGGGTAATTGGGGCAAATGGGGCAGGCAAGTCCACCTTCCTGAAAATTCTCAGTGGTGAGATCGAGGCTGATAGCGGGGAGGTCATCATCTCCTCCGGCCAGCGTATGGCCGTTCTCAGGCAGGACCACTTTGCCTTCAATGAGTATTCCGTGCTTGAAACCGTCATCATGGGGTATGAGCAGTTGTACTCGATCATGAAGGAACGTGATGCCATCTACTCGAAGGAAGATTTCACCGAGGAAGATGGACTGAGGGCTGCTGAGCTCGAAGGTGACTTTGCAGACCTTGGTGGATGGGAAGCCGAAGCCCAGGCAGCACAAATGCTTGATGGGCTTGGCATCAACACAGAGATGCAGCAGAAGATGATGAATGAGGTTGAGGACAACATCAAGGTTCGTGTCCTGCTTGCACAGGCACTGTTCGGCAACCCGGACATTCTCTTGCTTGACGAGCCCACCAACCACCTTGACCTTGAATCCATCCACTGGCTTGAAGAGTTTCTCTCCAACTTTGACAACACCGTCATTGTGGTAAGCCACGACCGTCACTTCCTGAACACTGTGTGTACCCATATTGCAGACATTGACTTCGGCAAGATTCAGCTGTATGTCGGTAACTACGATTTCTGGTACCTCTCAAGCCAGCTTGCTGCAAAGCAGATGAAGGACCAGAAAAAGCGCAGGGAAGAGAAGATTTCAGAGTTGAAGGAGTTCATCCAACGGTTCAGCAGCAACGTGGCAAAGGCAAAACAGGCAACGAGCCGTAAGAAACTGATCGATAAGCTCACCATTGACGATATCAAGCCGTCCAGCAGAAGATTTCCCTATGTGGCATTCAAGCCTGAACGAGAGGTGGGAAAGAAGATCCTCGAGGTCAAGGGCCTGAGCAAGACCATTGAAGGCGAGAAGATTCTGGACAACTTCTCCATGGTACTCAACGCAGACGACAAGGTAGCCTTTGTAGGGCCGAACCACTATGCAAAGACGATCCTCTTCGAGATTCTCAGTGGAAACATGGAACCGGATGAAGGGAGTTTTGAGTGGGGGGTAACCACCAGCCTCTCATACTTCCCCAAGAACAACGCACACCTCTTCAATGAGCACGTCTCCATTACCGATTGGCTCAGGACCTACAGCAGTGATAAGGACGATACCTATATTCGCTCCTTCCTTGGAAGAATGCTCTTCAGCGGGGACGAGGCACTGAAGGACTGTACGGTTCTCAGTGGAGGGGAGAAGGTCCGCGTCGTGCTTGCACGCATGATGCTGGAGCAGGCCAATTGCATGATCCTGGACGAACCGACAAGCCATCTGGACCTGGAGGCCATCACCGCCCTCAATGATGGATTGATCGAATTCAGTGGCGTCCTGCTCTTCAACAGCCATGACCACCAGTTTGTTGAATCGATTGCAAACCGCATCGTAGAGTTCACCCCAGCAGGTGTCATTGACAGGCTGATTGGATTCGAGGACTATTTCAATGACGAATCCATCAAAGCCTTGCGTGATGAGATGTACAGTGGGTCCCATCATGCCATGGCCCTATAA
- the tsaD gene encoding tRNA (adenosine(37)-N6)-threonylcarbamoyltransferase complex transferase subunit TsaD, which produces MIVLGIETSCDECSASLVEDGHTILSNIIATQIELHKPYEGVVPELASRLHTEWIGQVVQSALDKAHLTVNDIDAVAVTSRPGLLGSLLVGVSFAKGFASSLNLPFITIDHIRAHLYASQIEHPLDYPYLGVLVSGGHTVICRVDDYDTIEVLGTTIDDAIGEAFDKVAKHYGFGYPGGIAIDRLARTGNPVAFLFPGPKLNVMDHPYDISYSGLKTAVINQLDSFWDGESEKSPENIAASFQRAAVNMLMKRVRQALKETGLRRLSAGGGVAANSYLRSELLSLQEGGYEVSFPSLKLCTDNGAMIAALAYRYLQDGIRSDFSEAPSARVTAFKKQYAK; this is translated from the coding sequence ATGATCGTCCTTGGTATCGAGACATCATGTGATGAGTGCAGTGCTTCCCTGGTGGAGGATGGGCATACCATTCTCAGTAATATCATTGCAACCCAGATTGAACTCCATAAACCCTATGAGGGCGTTGTCCCTGAACTAGCCAGCCGGCTCCACACTGAATGGATTGGCCAGGTTGTGCAATCGGCCCTTGATAAGGCCCATCTTACCGTCAATGACATTGATGCAGTAGCTGTTACCAGCCGACCGGGACTCTTGGGGTCCCTGCTTGTCGGGGTAAGCTTTGCCAAAGGTTTTGCCTCTTCCCTGAACCTTCCCTTTATCACCATTGATCATATCAGGGCACACCTGTATGCATCCCAGATCGAACATCCCCTGGACTATCCATATCTTGGGGTACTGGTCTCGGGGGGACATACGGTGATCTGTCGCGTTGATGACTACGATACCATTGAGGTCCTGGGGACAACAATAGACGATGCAATCGGGGAAGCCTTCGACAAGGTCGCCAAGCATTACGGATTTGGGTACCCTGGAGGGATTGCCATCGACCGTTTGGCGAGGACAGGCAATCCTGTTGCTTTTCTGTTTCCCGGCCCTAAGCTCAATGTCATGGACCATCCGTATGATATCTCTTACAGTGGTCTGAAGACTGCCGTGATCAACCAACTCGACAGCTTCTGGGATGGCGAGAGTGAGAAGAGCCCTGAGAATATTGCAGCATCCTTCCAGCGAGCTGCTGTGAATATGCTCATGAAGCGGGTACGTCAGGCATTGAAGGAAACAGGACTTAGGCGATTGAGTGCTGGGGGTGGGGTTGCTGCGAACAGCTACCTGAGAAGTGAACTGCTCTCCCTGCAGGAGGGTGGCTATGAGGTCTCCTTCCCCTCACTGAAGCTCTGCACCGACAATGGTGCCATGATAGCTGCCCTTGCCTACCGGTATCTCCAGGATGGGATAAGAAGTGATTTTTCCGAGGCGCCAAGTGCCCGGGTTACAGCATTTAAGAAACAATACGCCAAGTGA
- a CDS encoding type III pantothenate kinase — MLLAVDIGNTNIVIAVHDGQKWIHSYRIYSDQRKTSDEYFVVLESLLSHSQLFKHDINRAVISSVVPNLTRSMQKNIIRLFDVQPLMIDHSVNSGLRKETIPAELGSDLLANLAQAHFACPDHAVVVVDFGTALTLATVDCDGSVLGVSIAPGLVTAVNALFGNTAQLPQVELKIPPSVLGQNSQDSIRSGIMYGYAGMVTTMIERVEQEIGKEVYVIATGGLSRTIAPLIDRINQIASMHTLDGLKLIQELN; from the coding sequence ATGCTGCTTGCTGTAGATATTGGAAATACGAATATCGTGATCGCTGTCCATGATGGGCAGAAATGGATACACTCCTACAGGATTTACAGCGACCAACGAAAGACCAGCGATGAGTATTTTGTTGTCTTGGAGAGCCTGCTGAGTCATTCCCAGCTCTTCAAGCATGATATTAACCGGGCTGTGATCAGCTCGGTTGTACCCAACCTGACCAGGTCAATGCAGAAAAACATCATCAGGTTGTTCGATGTTCAGCCCTTGATGATAGACCATAGCGTGAACAGTGGCCTAAGAAAAGAGACCATCCCTGCTGAACTGGGAAGTGACTTGTTGGCAAACCTTGCCCAGGCACATTTTGCTTGCCCGGACCATGCGGTGGTTGTGGTGGACTTTGGTACCGCACTCACCCTTGCTACGGTTGACTGCGATGGTTCCGTTCTTGGGGTTTCCATCGCCCCCGGTCTGGTTACTGCGGTGAACGCCCTCTTCGGGAATACCGCGCAACTTCCCCAGGTAGAACTGAAGATTCCCCCCTCTGTCTTGGGCCAGAACAGCCAGGACTCGATCAGGAGCGGTATCATGTATGGCTACGCGGGAATGGTGACAACCATGATCGAGCGAGTGGAGCAGGAAATAGGCAAGGAGGTCTATGTCATAGCTACCGGTGGTCTGAGCAGGACCATCGCCCCGCTCATTGACCGGATCAACCAGATTGCCTCCATGCATACCCTCGATGGTCTGAAACTCATCCAGGAACTCAACTAG
- a CDS encoding aminopeptidase gives METLLTQYARLVIEVQLKLREGDSLSINSEASTLTFARLLAQKAALATRQTVTIVHTNHGKVVDAIPIEPTEKEIFRPPVQGAVMCHIVDLDEHPYLTPTDLDTAAEEVTTLGKYGLLADPVFLDRRIAVPWANIPYPGPRWALQLLGTQASEEDMWKLFTTLYRIEDEHGFRFWEEQGNLLAYRKQKLNERGRCKIRLIGDLWEIGATMAKDTIWAGGRQTLPSQRLFFSSLPVQAIHAALDGKSANGTFTSSRPFYVLGQEVKGARFTVEDGLVTEYAAQSGEEALTALFSVDENAKRVSEISLADHDTVESHYLEKSIHPHFAREMTSMIVLGGFSLDNLTTQQNEGDIEDSALCTSLVRVAVPIGDSHLSVTLHSEDGSESSVMEEGIFTEEGLV, from the coding sequence ATGGAAACATTGCTTACACAATATGCACGTCTTGTCATCGAGGTGCAATTGAAACTACGCGAGGGTGACAGCCTCTCCATCAACAGCGAGGCAAGTACCCTGACTTTTGCCAGACTGCTTGCTCAGAAGGCCGCACTTGCAACCAGGCAGACGGTCACCATCGTACATACCAACCATGGGAAGGTGGTGGATGCCATCCCCATCGAGCCGACAGAGAAGGAAATCTTCCGTCCCCCAGTACAGGGAGCCGTCATGTGCCACATTGTCGACCTGGACGAGCACCCATACCTTACGCCAACCGACCTCGACACAGCAGCGGAGGAAGTAACCACCCTGGGGAAATACGGATTGCTCGCCGATCCCGTCTTCCTTGACCGGAGGATTGCCGTCCCCTGGGCCAATATTCCCTATCCCGGCCCTCGCTGGGCGTTGCAGTTGCTTGGGACCCAAGCAAGTGAAGAGGATATGTGGAAACTTTTCACCACGCTCTACCGAATAGAAGATGAGCATGGCTTCCGTTTCTGGGAAGAGCAGGGAAACCTCCTGGCTTACAGGAAACAGAAACTGAATGAACGAGGAAGGTGCAAGATCCGTTTGATCGGGGATCTTTGGGAGATTGGTGCTACCATGGCCAAGGACACCATCTGGGCCGGCGGCAGACAAACCCTGCCCAGCCAACGCTTGTTCTTCTCTTCACTCCCGGTGCAGGCAATTCATGCTGCCCTGGATGGAAAAAGTGCCAATGGAACATTCACCTCCTCAAGGCCCTTCTATGTCCTTGGACAGGAAGTAAAGGGAGCACGATTCACCGTGGAAGATGGATTGGTCACAGAGTATGCAGCACAGAGTGGCGAAGAAGCGCTCACTGCACTCTTCTCAGTTGATGAGAATGCGAAGAGAGTGAGTGAAATCTCACTTGCCGATCATGATACCGTTGAAAGCCATTACCTGGAAAAATCGATCCATCCCCACTTTGCACGGGAAATGACCAGCATGATTGTGCTGGGTGGATTCTCCCTGGACAATCTGACCACTCAACAGAATGAAGGGGATATAGAAGACAGTGCTCTTTGCACCTCCCTGGTGAGGGTGGCGGTACCAATTGGGGACAGCCATCTATCGGTAACGCTGCATAGCGAGGATGGGAGTGAGTCATCTGTAATGGAAGAGGGAATATTCACAGAGGAGGGACTGGTATGA
- a CDS encoding aminopeptidase, with protein sequence MNKQEIERYADLIIQGGINLQSGKGVVITTGPGTYYFARELSKSAYRHGASYVQVLLDDLDVLSERLKHQDEDALKFNPHFLKAFDYEFVSEGWSHIRIDSTEERLDHAPLDGAKNQILGKAKRQFSEAKTKKLMRHQLPWCVCVAPGPLWAKQVLGEDATTDDLMKVLTPILLLDADDPIKAWNEKASVLRKRQEYLNGLGIDTLHYQSSKSDLRIGFTERARFTGGSEALPDGREFFANLPTEEIFTTPDNLRAEGYITTTKPVEVLNTTTEEVRFVFKDGEVVEYQAKKGQEALDRFFAIDEGTRRLGEVALVDETSPIAKSNLVFNSILLDENASCHLALGEGYPSALKDGTTLDTKEQLQQAHCNTSLMHIDFMVGSPDMKITAHTRDGRQVVIMENGMFTF encoded by the coding sequence ATGAACAAACAGGAAATTGAGAGATATGCGGACCTGATCATCCAAGGGGGGATCAACCTACAGAGCGGGAAAGGGGTTGTCATCACCACAGGACCGGGTACCTATTATTTTGCCCGGGAACTGAGCAAGTCAGCTTATCGCCATGGGGCAAGTTATGTGCAGGTCCTGCTTGATGACCTGGATGTCCTCTCAGAGAGGTTGAAGCATCAGGATGAGGATGCATTGAAATTCAACCCACATTTCCTCAAGGCATTCGACTACGAGTTTGTCAGTGAGGGCTGGTCACATATCAGGATCGACAGCACCGAGGAGAGGCTCGACCATGCACCACTTGACGGAGCGAAGAACCAGATACTGGGAAAGGCAAAACGTCAGTTCAGTGAAGCGAAAACCAAGAAGCTGATGCGTCACCAGCTCCCCTGGTGTGTCTGTGTGGCCCCCGGGCCTCTCTGGGCAAAACAGGTACTGGGAGAGGATGCAACCACTGATGACCTCATGAAGGTCCTGACCCCTATCCTGCTCCTCGACGCAGATGACCCTATCAAAGCCTGGAATGAGAAAGCTTCTGTGCTGAGGAAACGACAGGAATATCTCAATGGGCTTGGGATCGACACACTGCACTACCAGAGCAGCAAGAGTGACCTGAGGATCGGATTCACAGAGAGAGCACGATTCACCGGAGGAAGTGAGGCACTACCCGATGGGAGGGAGTTCTTCGCCAACCTACCCACAGAGGAAATATTCACCACTCCTGACAACCTCAGGGCAGAGGGATACATCACCACGACCAAACCTGTTGAGGTGCTGAACACCACCACCGAGGAGGTCCGCTTTGTATTCAAGGATGGAGAGGTGGTTGAGTACCAAGCCAAGAAAGGCCAGGAGGCACTGGACAGGTTCTTTGCCATAGATGAGGGCACCCGTAGACTCGGGGAGGTTGCCTTGGTGGATGAGACCAGCCCGATCGCAAAAAGCAATCTTGTCTTCAACTCAATCCTGCTTGATGAGAATGCTTCCTGCCACCTTGCTCTCGGAGAAGGCTATCCCTCTGCACTCAAGGATGGTACAACCCTGGATACCAAGGAACAGCTGCAACAAGCACATTGCAATACCAGCCTTATGCACATAGACTTCATGGTCGGCTCCCCGGATATGAAAATAACCGCCCATACTCGTGATGGAAGGCAAGTGGTGATCATGGAAAACGGGATGTTTACCTTCTAG
- the ppk1 gene encoding polyphosphate kinase 1 — MGSKKEYVNRELRWLSFNERVLMSAENPNIPLMERMKFIGIFSSNLDEFYAVRVGSIHRALLDPEHYKLKESGNPKTLIKQILKEVKRLNDRMDRVVEQLFRTLRTHHISIVDESSLTDEQKRYLQDFFRQTLRNRLFPILLDPKLPFPYLKHVTLYLAVHMYHKGKPKDFRYALIEVPSDLIQRYVKLPSRGGWHHFIALEDVIRFKLADIFKAFSYDCYDAYTIKITRDGEYDLTDEITRSLYEKLSSSIKQRSQGDPVRFVYDRELPKPMLDYIMEHAQLKQCRIIIPGGRYHNARDLLHFPKVGNEQLYFEEQPPLPHHTLREERSLLDQIDERDHLVTLPYQSYDCIIDLLREAALDRTVQGIKMTLYRVPENSNVINALRNAARNGKEIVLYLELQARFDEEINMQWTETLTRERHITLISGVEGMKVHSKLGLITRYSGKKQKKIAIIGTGNFNEVTASQYSDHLLLTSNPNLTQEIDLLFTLLDRGFADIKFKHLIVSPFHTRKRFISLIKKEMEEAKEGRPAEITLKLNNLVDEGMIKHLIKAERSGVSITLMIRGICSMALFPEQTNVRGKALIDRYLEHTRVVKFHNKGEPLYFIGSADWMERNLDTRIEVMVPVFDDRIKEELELFLQAHWNDTASSFSLHEENFNQRLQKGEPNEKRAQRDLYLWYQHQLEENL, encoded by the coding sequence ATGGGTTCAAAGAAAGAATATGTGAATCGCGAACTGAGATGGCTGAGTTTCAATGAACGGGTGTTGATGAGTGCCGAGAATCCGAATATTCCCTTGATGGAACGCATGAAGTTCATTGGAATATTTTCATCGAACCTGGATGAGTTCTATGCAGTACGGGTTGGCTCAATTCACCGTGCTCTCCTCGACCCAGAGCACTACAAGCTCAAGGAGAGCGGGAATCCCAAGACCTTGATCAAGCAGATTCTCAAGGAAGTGAAGCGGCTCAATGACCGGATGGATCGGGTGGTTGAGCAGCTCTTCAGGACACTGAGGACTCATCACATATCCATTGTGGATGAATCATCGCTAACCGACGAACAGAAACGCTACCTGCAGGACTTTTTCCGCCAGACACTCCGCAACCGCTTGTTCCCGATTCTCCTGGACCCTAAACTACCATTTCCCTATCTCAAGCATGTAACCCTCTATCTAGCAGTGCATATGTACCATAAGGGTAAACCGAAGGATTTTCGCTACGCACTGATCGAGGTTCCCAGCGATCTGATCCAGCGGTATGTAAAGCTCCCTTCCAGGGGCGGTTGGCATCACTTCATTGCCCTCGAAGATGTTATCAGATTCAAGTTGGCAGACATCTTCAAGGCATTCAGTTATGACTGTTATGATGCCTATACCATCAAGATCACCCGGGACGGTGAGTATGACCTGACTGATGAGATCACAAGAAGTCTCTATGAGAAACTCTCATCCTCCATCAAGCAACGCAGCCAGGGGGATCCGGTCAGGTTTGTCTATGACCGTGAGTTGCCCAAGCCCATGCTTGACTATATCATGGAACATGCACAGCTGAAACAGTGCCGAATCATCATACCGGGTGGTAGATACCACAATGCAAGGGACCTGTTGCATTTTCCCAAGGTAGGCAATGAACAGTTGTATTTCGAGGAACAGCCTCCCTTGCCTCACCATACATTGAGGGAGGAGAGAAGCCTGCTTGACCAGATTGATGAGCGTGATCACCTGGTGACACTCCCGTACCAGAGCTATGACTGCATCATTGACCTGCTTCGTGAAGCTGCTTTGGATAGGACGGTCCAGGGGATCAAGATGACCCTCTACCGCGTACCGGAAAACTCCAATGTAATCAACGCGCTGAGAAATGCTGCACGGAACGGAAAGGAGATTGTGTTGTACCTGGAGCTCCAGGCTCGTTTTGACGAGGAGATCAACATGCAGTGGACCGAGACCCTCACCCGTGAGCGCCACATCACCCTGATCAGTGGGGTTGAGGGGATGAAGGTGCACAGCAAGCTTGGGCTTATCACCCGTTATAGTGGCAAGAAACAGAAAAAGATTGCCATCATCGGTACAGGGAATTTCAACGAGGTGACGGCAAGTCAGTACAGTGACCATCTCCTGCTAACCTCCAACCCCAATTTAACACAGGAGATCGACCTGCTCTTTACGCTCCTGGACCGAGGGTTTGCAGATATCAAGTTCAAGCACCTGATCGTCTCCCCCTTCCATACCCGTAAGCGTTTCATCTCACTGATCAAGAAGGAGATGGAGGAAGCGAAGGAGGGCAGGCCTGCAGAGATTACCCTCAAGTTGAACAACCTGGTTGATGAGGGGATGATCAAGCATTTGATCAAGGCAGAGAGAAGTGGTGTCTCCATTACCCTGATGATCAGGGGCATCTGTTCCATGGCCCTTTTCCCGGAGCAAACCAATGTGCGGGGGAAGGCCCTGATAGACCGCTATCTTGAGCATACCAGGGTGGTGAAGTTCCACAACAAGGGAGAGCCACTCTATTTCATTGGGTCCGCCGATTGGATGGAACGTAATCTCGATACGCGTATCGAGGTCATGGTTCCTGTCTTTGATGATAGGATCAAGGAGGAGTTGGAGTTGTTCCTGCAGGCGCACTGGAACGATACAGCCTCTTCCTTCAGCCTCCATGAAGAGAATTTCAATCAACGTCTCCAGAAAGGTGAACCAAATGAGAAACGAGCACAACGGGATCTGTATCTCTGGTATCAGCATCAGTTGGAGGAAAACCTATGA